A single Micromonospora sp. CCTCC AA 2012012 DNA region contains:
- a CDS encoding Lrp/AsnC family transcriptional regulator gives MEEIDRAIVAALTGDGRLSYTDLAEKVGLSVSAVHQRVRRLEQRGVIKGYSARVSFEALELPLTAFVAIRPFDPSQPDDAPERLAHLPEIDSCYSVAGEDFYLLLVRVAGPADLERVLQEIRTAANVTTRTTVVLSTPYEHRPPKISAEPAVRGRSRPAAESAGSTAG, from the coding sequence GTGGAGGAGATCGACCGCGCCATCGTCGCCGCACTGACCGGGGACGGTCGGCTGTCGTACACGGATCTGGCCGAGAAGGTGGGGCTGTCGGTGTCCGCCGTGCACCAGCGGGTGCGGCGGCTGGAGCAGCGCGGCGTCATCAAGGGCTACTCCGCGCGCGTCTCCTTCGAGGCGTTGGAGTTGCCGTTGACCGCCTTCGTGGCGATCCGGCCGTTCGACCCGTCCCAGCCGGACGACGCGCCGGAGCGGCTGGCGCACCTGCCCGAGATCGACTCGTGCTATTCGGTCGCGGGCGAGGACTTCTATCTGCTGCTGGTGCGGGTGGCCGGCCCGGCGGACCTGGAGCGGGTGCTCCAGGAGATCCGGACGGCGGCCAACGTCACCACCCGCACCACCGTGGTGCTGTCGACCCCCTACGAGCACCGGCCGCCGAAGATCAGTGCCGAGCCGGCGGTGCGGGGGCGGTCCCGTCCGGCGGCGGAGTCGGCTGGTTCCACCGCAGGATGA
- a CDS encoding DUF433 domain-containing protein, with protein MTFPRITVDPEVMGGAPCVRQSRIPVATLLAMLAEGMSVTDILTDLPFLDEEDMAEVLNYAADAVRDRTARRA; from the coding sequence GTGACGTTCCCCCGCATCACCGTCGATCCCGAGGTCATGGGGGGTGCGCCCTGCGTCCGGCAGTCGCGGATCCCCGTCGCCACCCTGCTGGCGATGCTCGCCGAGGGCATGTCGGTCACCGACATCCTCACCGACCTGCCCTTCCTCGACGAGGAGGACATGGCGGAGGTGTTGAACTACGCGGCCGACGCGGTGCGTGACCGCACGGCCCGTCGGGCGTGA
- a CDS encoding acyl-CoA dehydrogenase family protein, whose amino-acid sequence MTVDRILPTDEAHDLLDLATELADRELAPKAAGFEERAEFPREVLRTLGRAGLLGLPYAEEHGGAAQPYEVYLQVLEILASRWLAVAEAVSVHTLSCYPLAQFGSDEQRKLLPDMIGGELLGAYCLSEPQGGSDAAALTTKAVRDGDAYLVSGTKAWITHARVADFYNIFCRTGGPGPKGVSCLLADRNTAGILPQAAERTMGLHASPVAQIVFEDARVPADRLIGGEGMGFTIAMSALDSGRLGIAACAVGLAQAALDYAVGYARERQQFGRAIIDFQGLGFLLADAATQISAARALMLAAARLRDAGRPYSIEAAKAKLFATDVAMRVTTDAVQVLGGAGYVADHPVERYMREAKVLQIVEGTNQIQRLVISRALAKG is encoded by the coding sequence ATGACTGTCGACCGGATCCTCCCCACCGACGAGGCCCACGACCTGCTGGACCTCGCCACCGAGCTCGCCGACCGTGAGCTCGCGCCGAAGGCCGCCGGCTTCGAGGAGCGCGCCGAGTTCCCCCGCGAGGTGCTGCGCACCCTGGGCCGGGCCGGCCTGCTCGGCCTGCCGTACGCCGAGGAGCACGGCGGCGCGGCCCAGCCGTACGAGGTCTATCTCCAGGTGCTGGAGATCCTGGCCAGCCGGTGGCTCGCGGTCGCCGAGGCGGTCAGCGTGCACACCCTGTCCTGCTACCCGCTGGCCCAGTTCGGCTCGGACGAGCAGCGCAAGCTGCTGCCGGACATGATCGGCGGGGAGCTGCTGGGGGCGTACTGCCTCTCCGAGCCGCAGGGCGGCTCCGACGCGGCGGCGCTGACCACGAAGGCGGTCCGCGACGGCGACGCCTATCTGGTCTCCGGCACCAAGGCCTGGATCACCCACGCCCGGGTCGCCGACTTCTACAACATCTTCTGCCGCACCGGCGGCCCCGGCCCGAAGGGCGTCTCCTGCCTGCTGGCCGACCGGAACACCGCGGGCATCCTCCCGCAGGCGGCCGAGCGCACCATGGGCCTGCACGCCTCCCCGGTGGCGCAGATCGTCTTCGAGGACGCCCGGGTGCCGGCCGACCGGCTGATCGGCGGCGAGGGCATGGGCTTCACCATCGCCATGTCCGCCCTGGACTCCGGCCGGCTCGGCATCGCCGCCTGCGCGGTCGGCCTCGCCCAGGCCGCGCTGGACTACGCGGTCGGCTACGCCAGGGAGCGGCAGCAGTTCGGCCGCGCCATCATCGACTTCCAGGGGCTGGGCTTCCTGCTGGCCGACGCGGCCACCCAGATCTCCGCGGCCCGCGCGTTGATGCTGGCCGCCGCGCGGCTGCGCGACGCCGGCCGGCCGTACTCGATCGAGGCGGCGAAGGCGAAGCTCTTCGCCACCGACGTGGCGATGCGGGTGACCACCGACGCGGTGCAGGTGCTCGGCGGCGCCGGCTACGTCGCCGACCACCCGGTCGAGCGGTACATGCGGGAGGCGAAGGTGCTCCAGATCGTGGAGGGCACCAACCAGATCCAGCGGCTGGTCATCTCCCGCGCGCTGGCGAAGGGCTAA
- a CDS encoding M24 family metallopeptidase — MGSDELYPAARLAAAQRATAAAGLDALLLTPGSDLRYLTGYDAHEGERLTCLVLPAEGEPTLIVPVLERPGAEASPVSATGLRIVDHADGSDPYPLVRAALPGPVTAVGLADRMWAEQVLALRATLPDATQRLAGEVLRELRIRKSPAEVAALAEAGAAIDAVHRRMGEWLRPGRTENEVGADIAAAIRAAGHVSVDFVIVAAGPNGASPHHGTSDRPIGAGEPVVVDIGGTMPSGYRSDCTRTYVAGGPAPAEFTDYYAVLHAAQRAAVEAVRPGVTAEAVDAVARDLITAAGHGDAFLHRTGHGIGLETHEEPYVVAGSSRPLETGMAFSIEPGIYLAGRHGARIEDIVVCTTDGVRRLNTTPTELIAL, encoded by the coding sequence GTGGGATCCGACGAGCTGTACCCGGCCGCCCGGCTGGCCGCCGCCCAGCGCGCCACCGCCGCCGCCGGCCTCGACGCGCTGCTGCTCACTCCCGGCTCCGACCTGCGCTATCTGACCGGCTACGACGCCCACGAGGGGGAGCGGCTCACCTGCCTGGTGCTGCCCGCCGAGGGTGAGCCGACGCTGATCGTGCCGGTCCTGGAGCGACCGGGCGCCGAGGCGTCCCCCGTGTCGGCCACCGGGCTGCGCATCGTCGACCACGCCGACGGCTCCGACCCGTACCCGCTGGTGCGCGCGGCGCTGCCCGGCCCGGTGACCGCCGTCGGGCTGGCCGACCGGATGTGGGCCGAGCAGGTCCTCGCGCTGCGCGCCACGCTGCCCGACGCGACCCAGCGACTGGCCGGCGAGGTGCTGCGCGAGCTGCGGATCCGCAAGTCTCCGGCCGAGGTCGCGGCCCTCGCGGAGGCGGGCGCGGCGATCGACGCGGTGCACCGGCGGATGGGGGAGTGGCTGCGCCCCGGCCGGACCGAGAACGAGGTGGGCGCCGACATCGCCGCGGCCATCCGCGCCGCCGGGCACGTCAGCGTCGACTTCGTCATCGTCGCCGCCGGCCCGAACGGCGCCAGCCCGCACCACGGCACCTCGGACCGCCCGATCGGCGCCGGCGAGCCGGTCGTGGTGGACATCGGCGGCACCATGCCGTCCGGCTACCGCTCCGACTGCACCCGCACCTACGTAGCCGGCGGGCCCGCCCCGGCCGAGTTCACCGACTACTACGCGGTGCTGCACGCGGCACAGCGCGCCGCCGTCGAGGCGGTACGCCCCGGAGTGACCGCCGAGGCGGTCGACGCGGTGGCCCGGGACCTCATCACCGCAGCCGGCCACGGCGACGCCTTCCTGCACCGCACCGGCCACGGCATCGGCCTCGAGACCCACGAGGAGCCGTACGTCGTCGCCGGCAGTTCCCGGCCGCTGGAGACCGGCATGGCGTTCTCCATCGAGCCCGGCATCTACCTGGCCGGGCGGCACGGCGCCCGGATCGAGGACATCGTCGTCTGCACGACGGACGGCGTACGACGGCTCAACACCACCCCCACGGAGCTCATCGCACTATGA
- a CDS encoding cupin domain-containing protein, whose translation MSHHPGVAEPPTVRRTELQRHPASVPGRLIVQTLFEIPVGLASGRHHHPGEEVGFLIHGVVAMEFDDRPTLTIRAGQPFLIPPGVVHNARNITDDVTTMMLSTYFVDETQPLVTQCG comes from the coding sequence ATGTCGCACCACCCAGGGGTCGCGGAACCGCCCACCGTCCGACGCACCGAGTTGCAGCGGCACCCGGCCTCCGTGCCGGGCCGGCTGATCGTCCAGACGCTCTTCGAGATCCCGGTGGGGTTGGCCTCGGGCCGGCACCACCATCCGGGCGAGGAAGTGGGTTTCCTCATCCACGGCGTGGTCGCCATGGAGTTCGACGACCGGCCCACCCTGACCATCCGCGCCGGGCAGCCCTTCCTGATCCCACCGGGGGTCGTCCACAACGCCCGGAACATCACCGACGACGTGACCACCATGATGCTCTCGACGTACTTCGTCGACGAGACGCAGCCGCTGGTCACCCAGTGCGGGTGA
- a CDS encoding Na+/H+ antiporter yields the protein MEGLELIAVLGVTVLVGTTLGGRYSVAPPVLLITMGALLGLAPPLADVTLPPDVVLLLFLPAILYRESLVVSIREIRANLLVITLLAVVLVGLTMVAVALTAQAFGVDPAAAWVLGAVLAPTDAAAVAGLAKRMPRNLLTTLRAESLINDGTALVLFSVAVAVAVGGAGPDPLGLLQRFGVSVGGGLAAGLLTGTAVILVRRRLDDPLREGGLSILTPFVAFLLAESVHASGVLAVVVAGLLLSFAGPRVIRARSRVTAYAFWDLSTFMINGGLFVLLGLQVPRALRGVPSSSAMRALVIAVVVTAVVMVTRMLWVQLSTSMVQAVDRRASRRERRFDFRVRTAAGWAGFRGAVSLAAALAVPLTTSAGTPVRERDLIIFVTVIVIVLTMLVQGTTMPAVVGWAGLRGEGARAAELDLARLRATEAGLAALPLVAAELAVSPDSVDRLRADYEQHLDEVRTAPDPATVRARDEDRRLRLAVLEHKRREVARLRDRNEIDDAVLREVQAALDIEEIRLLGPTIED from the coding sequence GTGGAGGGCCTCGAGCTGATCGCGGTCCTCGGGGTGACGGTGCTGGTCGGCACCACGCTCGGCGGTCGCTACAGCGTGGCGCCGCCGGTGCTGCTGATCACGATGGGCGCCCTGCTGGGCCTGGCTCCGCCGCTCGCCGACGTGACCCTCCCGCCCGACGTGGTGCTGCTGCTCTTCCTCCCGGCGATCCTCTACCGGGAGAGCCTGGTGGTCAGCATCCGGGAGATCCGGGCCAACCTGCTGGTCATCACCCTGCTGGCGGTGGTGCTGGTGGGGCTGACCATGGTCGCGGTCGCGCTCACCGCGCAGGCCTTCGGCGTCGACCCGGCGGCGGCCTGGGTGCTCGGCGCCGTGCTCGCGCCGACCGACGCGGCGGCGGTCGCCGGGCTCGCCAAGCGGATGCCGCGCAACCTGCTGACCACCCTGCGCGCGGAGAGCCTGATCAACGACGGTACGGCGCTGGTGCTCTTCTCCGTCGCCGTGGCGGTGGCCGTCGGTGGGGCGGGGCCGGACCCGCTCGGGCTGCTGCAACGCTTCGGCGTCTCGGTCGGCGGTGGGCTCGCCGCCGGGCTGCTGACCGGGACCGCGGTGATCCTGGTCCGCCGCCGCCTCGACGACCCGCTGCGCGAGGGCGGGCTGAGCATCCTCACCCCGTTCGTGGCGTTCCTGCTCGCGGAGAGCGTGCACGCCAGCGGGGTGCTCGCGGTGGTGGTCGCGGGCCTGCTGCTCTCCTTCGCCGGGCCCCGCGTCATCCGGGCCCGGTCCCGGGTGACCGCGTACGCCTTCTGGGACCTCTCCACCTTCATGATCAACGGCGGTCTCTTCGTCCTGCTCGGCCTCCAGGTGCCGCGCGCGCTGCGCGGCGTCCCCAGCAGCTCGGCGATGCGGGCGTTGGTCATCGCCGTCGTGGTCACCGCCGTCGTCATGGTCACCCGGATGCTCTGGGTGCAGCTGTCGACGTCGATGGTCCAGGCGGTCGACCGGCGGGCGTCGCGCCGCGAGCGGCGCTTCGACTTCCGGGTACGCACCGCCGCCGGCTGGGCGGGCTTCCGGGGCGCGGTCTCCCTCGCGGCGGCCCTGGCGGTCCCGCTGACCACCTCCGCCGGCACCCCGGTACGGGAGCGAGACCTGATCATCTTCGTCACGGTGATCGTCATCGTGCTGACGATGCTGGTCCAGGGCACCACGATGCCGGCCGTGGTCGGCTGGGCCGGGCTGCGGGGCGAAGGGGCGCGGGCCGCCGAGCTGGACCTGGCGCGCCTGCGTGCCACGGAGGCCGGGCTGGCGGCCCTGCCCCTGGTGGCGGCCGAACTGGCGGTCTCGCCGGACTCGGTCGACCGGCTCCGGGCCGACTACGAGCAGCACCTCGACGAGGTCCGCACCGCCCCGGACCCGGCGACCGTGCGGGCGCGGGACGAGGACCGCCGGCTGCGACTCGCGGTCCTGGAGCACAAGCGTCGGGAGGTCGCCCGGCTGCGCGACCGCAACGAGATCGACGACGCGGTGCTGCGAGAGGTGCAGGCCGCCCTGGACATCGAGGAGATCCGGCTGCTCGGCCCGACCATCGAGGACTGA
- a CDS encoding L-threonylcarbamoyladenylate synthase, whose translation MARYYDIHPDNPQPRILGQVAGLIRDGGLVAYPTDSCYALGCQLGNRDGLDRIREIRRLDDRHHFTLVCRDFAQLGQFVQISNAVFRLVKACTPGSYTFILPATREVPRRMLHPRKRTVGVRVPAHTVTQALLAELGEPLVSSTLLLPGQDEPMTQGWEIKERLDHALDAVLDAGECGTEPTTVIDLSEGEPEILRHGAGDTSRFE comes from the coding sequence GTGGCCCGGTACTACGACATCCATCCCGACAATCCGCAGCCCCGCATCCTCGGTCAGGTCGCCGGCCTGATCCGGGACGGCGGGCTCGTCGCCTACCCGACGGACTCCTGCTACGCCCTCGGCTGCCAACTGGGCAACCGGGACGGGCTGGACCGGATCCGGGAGATCCGCCGGCTCGACGACCGGCACCACTTCACCCTGGTCTGCCGCGACTTCGCGCAGCTCGGCCAGTTCGTGCAGATCAGCAACGCGGTCTTCCGGCTGGTGAAGGCGTGCACCCCGGGCAGCTACACCTTCATCCTGCCGGCGACCCGGGAGGTGCCGCGCCGGATGCTGCACCCGCGCAAGCGCACCGTCGGTGTCCGCGTCCCCGCGCACACGGTCACCCAGGCGCTGCTGGCCGAGCTGGGCGAGCCGCTGGTCTCCAGCACCCTGCTCCTGCCCGGGCAGGACGAGCCGATGACCCAGGGCTGGGAGATCAAGGAACGCCTCGACCACGCCCTCGACGCGGTGCTCGACGCGGGCGAGTGCGGCACGGAGCCGACCACCGTCATCGACCTCTCCGAGGGGGAGCCGGAGATCCTGCGCCACGGGGCCGGCGACACCTCACGATTCGAGTAG
- a CDS encoding cysteine hydrolase family protein, whose product MTTLENRPHTALLVVDVQNGVVAGAHERDAVVANIDGLVALARREGVPVVWVQHSDEQLAKGGDDWRIVPELTPGDAEPLVEKTYGDSFEDTDLEAVLAGLGVGRLVVVGAQTDACIRSTLHGALVRGYDTTLVSDAHTTEDLTAWGAPPPAQVVAHTNLYWSHQAAPGRTAGTVETKDVDFGAAS is encoded by the coding sequence ATGACCACACTCGAGAACAGGCCGCACACCGCACTGCTCGTCGTCGACGTGCAGAACGGTGTGGTCGCGGGTGCTCACGAGCGCGACGCGGTCGTCGCGAACATCGACGGCCTGGTCGCGCTGGCGCGGCGCGAGGGCGTGCCGGTGGTCTGGGTGCAGCACTCGGACGAGCAGCTCGCGAAGGGCGGCGACGACTGGCGCATCGTCCCCGAGCTGACCCCGGGCGACGCCGAGCCGCTGGTGGAGAAGACCTACGGCGACTCCTTCGAGGACACCGACCTCGAGGCGGTGCTCGCCGGCCTGGGCGTCGGGCGGCTGGTGGTCGTCGGCGCCCAGACCGACGCGTGCATCCGGTCGACCCTGCACGGCGCGCTCGTGCGGGGTTACGACACGACGCTGGTCAGCGACGCCCACACGACCGAGGACCTGACGGCCTGGGGTGCGCCGCCGCCGGCCCAGGTGGTCGCGCACACCAACCTCTACTGGTCCCACCAGGCGGCGCCGGGCCGCACGGCCGGCACCGTCGAGACGAAGGACGTCGACTTCGGCGCGGCGTCCTGA
- a CDS encoding LacI family DNA-binding transcriptional regulator, which yields MPITIADVAVRAGVSKTTVSRVLNGKDEVDRRTADRVRAVIDDLGYVPSARAVGLARGRTRVVGMLVPALTWPWMGEVLQGAVDVVEAEGYGLLLFTCNRGDESMRRFASQVSAKSFDGLLVVEPEGTLDYITELHRRGLPVILVDDRGHQPGFPSVRTTNADGARAAATHLLALGRRRPLVVTGLRRFGCTRERLAGFAQGYADAGVPIDPALTVEGDFTFECGREAVRRLLVAGVPFDAVFAHNDLSAAGALQALRDAGHRVPQDVAVVGFDDLPLAGHTHPPLTSVRQPLRQMGAVAARTLISHFGGAPLPDQPTVIPTSFTVRASTTGT from the coding sequence GTGCCGATCACCATCGCCGACGTCGCCGTCCGGGCCGGCGTGAGCAAGACGACGGTCTCCCGGGTGCTCAACGGCAAGGACGAGGTCGACCGGCGTACCGCCGACCGGGTCCGGGCCGTGATCGACGACCTCGGCTACGTGCCCAGCGCCCGCGCCGTCGGGCTGGCCCGGGGCCGTACCCGGGTGGTCGGCATGCTGGTGCCGGCGCTGACCTGGCCGTGGATGGGCGAGGTCCTCCAGGGCGCGGTCGACGTCGTCGAGGCCGAGGGGTACGGCCTGCTCCTGTTCACCTGCAACCGGGGCGACGAGTCGATGCGGCGGTTCGCCTCCCAGGTCTCCGCCAAGTCCTTCGACGGCCTGCTGGTGGTCGAGCCGGAGGGCACCCTGGACTACATCACCGAGCTGCACCGACGCGGCCTGCCGGTGATCCTCGTCGACGACCGGGGGCACCAGCCCGGCTTCCCCTCCGTACGCACCACCAACGCCGACGGCGCCCGAGCTGCCGCCACCCACCTGCTGGCCCTCGGTCGACGGCGGCCCCTGGTCGTCACCGGCCTGCGCCGCTTCGGTTGCACCCGGGAGCGGCTGGCCGGCTTCGCCCAGGGTTACGCCGACGCCGGCGTGCCGATCGACCCCGCCCTCACCGTCGAGGGCGACTTCACCTTCGAGTGCGGACGCGAGGCGGTACGCCGGCTGCTCGTCGCCGGGGTGCCCTTCGACGCCGTCTTCGCCCACAACGACCTCTCCGCCGCCGGCGCCCTCCAGGCGCTGCGCGACGCCGGCCACCGGGTGCCGCAGGACGTGGCCGTGGTCGGTTTCGACGACCTGCCCCTCGCCGGCCACACCCACCCGCCGCTGACCTCCGTACGCCAGCCGTTGCGTCAGATGGGGGCGGTGGCCGCCCGCACCCTCATCTCGCACTTCGGCGGCGCACCCCTGCCCGACCAGCCGACCGTCATCCCGACCAGCTTCACCGTGCGCGCCTCGACCACCGGCACCTGA